One region of Primulina tabacum isolate GXHZ01 chromosome 1, ASM2559414v2, whole genome shotgun sequence genomic DNA includes:
- the LOC142537326 gene encoding V-type proton ATPase subunit G 1-like has product MAASGSQNGIQLLLAAEQEAQHIVNTARTAKQNRLKQAKEEAEKDIADFRAQMEAEFQKKVSESSGDSGANMKRLEQETEEKISHLKEEASRVSSDVVSMLLRHVTTVKN; this is encoded by the exons ATGGCAGCCAGTGGTAGCCAGAATGGAATTCAACTGTTACTagcagcagaacaagaagcTCAGCACATTGTCAATACCGCTAGAACTG CAAAGCAAAACAGGTTGAAGCAGGCAAAAGAAGAAGCCGAGAAGGATATTGCTGATTTCCGTGCTCAAATGGAAGCCGAATTTCAGAAAAAGGTTTCAGAG AGCAGTGGAGACTCTGGCGCCAACATGAAGCGTCTTGAACAAGAGACAGAGGAAAAGATCTCTCACCTCAAGGAAGAGGCTTCAAGAGTTTCCTCTGATGTTGTCTCGATGCTGTTGAGGCACGTGACTACCGTGAAGAACTGA
- the LOC142537348 gene encoding patatin-like protein 6, which produces MIHVKKDFSEMDFMDMDESSMMNPLVEMEESSIDTDKLCYEIFSILESKFLFGYDDQKLWVEENDIVTESDGVLKMKNQRGKVCILSIDGSGMRSMISGKALWCLETALKNKSGNPDARIADYFDVAAGAGVGGIFTAMLFASSDQDRPMFHADDTWKFLSAVGEKLYPPTKSRGSGGSFLKRIFKKSVGSKLYTAGLDKPMKESFMDAKTGRVLTLKDTLKPVLIPCYDLSSAAPFLFSRADALETDSYDFNLWEVCLATSAEPGFSDPVSMRSVDGLTWCVGVDGGLAMTNPTAAAITHVLHNKQEFPFVRGVEDILVLSLGAGGQLIEGSFDYDKVRKWKAEDWVRPLARISGDAAAELVDQAVAAAFGPCRTSNYVRIQLANGSVFSHCGANIDSDPSTSNVNTLLGIGDEMLKEKNVESVLFGGERIGEQSNFEKLDWFAEQLVLEHRRRSCRIAPTVAFKQPTSKHP; this is translated from the exons ATGATTCATGTGAAGAAAGATTTTTCGGAAATGGATTTCATGGATATGGATGAGAGTAGCATGATGAACCCACTTGTGGAAATGGAAGAATCCAGCATTGATACTGATAAACTATGCTACGAGATTTTTTCCATACTGGAGAGCAAGTTTTTGTTCGGCTATGATGATCAGAAGCTTTGGGTTGAAGAAAACGACATTGTTACAGAGAGTGATGGAGTTCTGAAGATGAAGAATCAGCGAGGAAAAGTCTGCATTCTGAGCATTGATGGCAGCGGGATGCGGAGCATGATATCGGGCAAGGCGTTATGGTGTTTGGAAACAGCGTTGAAGAATAAGTCGGGGAATCCCGATGCCAGAATTGCGGACTATTTTGACGTCGCCGCCGGCGCAGGCGTCGGGGGGATCTTCACGGCGATGCTCTTCGCCTCATCGGACCAGGACCGCCCTATGTTCCACGCCGACGACACGTGGAAGTTCCTCTCTGCAGTGGGTGAAAAACTTTACCCCCCCACCAAATCCCGAGGCTCCGGCGGCAGTTTTTTGAAGCGGATTTTCAAGAAAAGCGTCGGTTCGAAACTATACACTGCTGGTTTAGATAAGCCGATGAAGGAGTCGTTCATGGATGCGAAAACAGGGCGGGTTTTGACGCTGAAAGACACGTTGAAACCGGTTCTAATCCCGTGCTACGACCTCTCCAGCGCGGCGCCATTCCTGTTCTCCAGAGCAGACGCCTTGGAGACGGACAGCTACGACTTCAACCTCTGGGAGGTGTGTTTGGCCACATCGGCCGAACCGGGTTTCTCGGACCCGGTCAGTATGAGGTCTGTGGACGGCTTAACCTGGTGCGTGGGGGTGGACGGCGGGTTGGCCATGACTAACCCGACGGCGGCGGCTATTACGCACGTCCTGCATAACAAGCAGGAGTTTCCCTTCGTGAGGGGGGTGGAGGACATTCTGGTGCTTTCACTAGGAGCCGGCGGGCAGCTGATTGAGGGAAGTTTCGATTATGACAAGGTTAGGAAATGGAAGGCGGAGGATTGGGTCCGACCCTTGGCTCGGATTTCCGGCGACGCCGCGGCGGAACTCGTTGACCAGGCCGTGGCCGCGGCTTTCGGCCCGTGCCGCACTAGTAATTACGTCCGCATTCAG CTGGCTAATGGATCCGTCTTCAGTCACTGTGGTGCAAATATCGACTCCGACCCCAGTACAAGCAATGTCAACACTCTACTAGGTATAGGAGACGAAATGCTGAAAGAGAAAAACGTAGAATCTGTCCTCTTCGGTGGCGAGAGGATTGGAGAGCAAAGCAATTTCGAGAAACTCGACTGGTTTGCTGAGCAACTTGTGCTAGAGCATCGGAGGAGGAGTTGCAGAATAGCTCCTACCGTTGCATTCAAGCAACCAACTTCTAAACATCCGTAA